cgagtccacATTGTcacagcgacacagaaaacaacagtttattactaaacaaataAAGAGCTACCCCACAGAATGAGTGAGCGGAGcggaatattcagaaatgcgctctccgctcacgagctctgattgGAACAAACCCGAACAAGTCTGCTGAACttgcagaaacatcaaaatagacaaactagactattttagtacaaattatgagcttattgacaattttttttttatcattcttgacaaaattagaatatattaagttttgtttgtaattgttttttgccTAGTTCATacgtctatggcccaatgacgctatacaatgagcatttactactttaaaaaaatgcaggtcgggtaaagtattttatttttattttcttgcggtccgagttgcgggcgggttagtcgAAAACGTCGGatgggtgcgggttgtttatacattgacctgcGCATCACTGGTAGCTACACCCAAAATTCCGTCCATATTTATTCAGTTCTTCTTAGTTTTTATAGCAGAATATAATACAGAGAATGGTGACAGagaaatatgaaatgtaattgtaagcttagtgaacagttttggagaatttgatgtttccccgttcaaagagataggagttgCACTCGCATGCCCGAGAGGCAATTCAAAGATGGacgccgagtgacatgacttaAAAGGACTTTGATTTAATTCAGTGAAAatatttctgtcattttttttttcattcacacaCAGATATCACACTTCTTCAGTCGATGTTGAATATTACAAGAGCAGCACAAGTGCTAAATATTTGGATTCTGCAGAGGTAAGTCATAattggtttgaaacaacatgagagtgagtaaatgatgacagaattttcattttgggttgagctattcctttaaatactGATGTGAACATCAGTCATCATTACACATTATATAGAGCAAGCTTTGCTACCTGTCGTGCATTTATAAAGTCATGATGTAGAACTCTGGACTGGACTGATGGAGGTGGAGGAGGTACTTTGGGCCTTATTGCCTAAAATGAAGAGATCACAAAGTCCTGATCACGCTTTCACCATTTGCtaggtaaataaattaaattatggaATAAAGACAGATGTGACTAGTTACCGGAGATGGCTTCTGATTTGGTGTCGACTGAAATCTGTAGTCAGGGATGTCGACTACATGAACTTTCTGCTGCCTTGGAGGGCTATTGAGAAAACAGCAGTATTAAATACACTCGTTTCATTGACTTTCCCCAGTGTTTAAGTGTTGGTTTGCTATTCTCTTACCGGAATGAATAAGGTGCGCTCTTTCTGTGCTTGTAAAAGGAGACGGCCAGTCCGGATATAAATATCCCAAACAGGACACAGACGAACATAATAATGGCTGTTTTCACACCTTGAAATGCaaaggcaaaagaaaaaaaaattgcattcgtGATCCTCAAAACTAaaagaatatgaaaatattttgagTGCAATATCTGTGGTACTACCTTTAGACAATCCATCACTTGCTGGTGTTTCACAATCTGGCGGCAGCCATCCAGGTTCACATCTGCACTCCATTCTGTGGTCACAAACCTTTAACATATACACTTACATTAATTCTTCAAAATCGAGTTACAAATTCTGATGCACCTGTAACTTGTGAAGGACCTGAAATGGTCAAAGATTTTGGGTCATACCGCATGGCCTTGGCACTTGGCTGAGCAGTTTGCTGCTTTATAAACTGTCTCTAGGTCAACACACTCATTCTGGTAACAaacctgaaaaaaacaaacacgtcATTCGTAAATGACTTGAATGTCACAACTGTAGCAAACCTacaatgttttcatttttcttcCATTAGAGGTGATTAAAGGAGCATATAGTTATTAAACTACAAGGAAGCTTGTGTATAACTGGCGAGAGACCAGTCTTACCATCCCTTCCCCACATTTGGTGCCAATTTCAACTTGGCCATGATCATTTTCAGGATGGCTGTAGAATGTGGCTTTACATTCAAGGAATTGTACCAGCAATCCATAATTGGGATTTCCATTGCCATGgtaacagaacagttttccacacATCACATCTCTGTAGACAGACAGATAAGATTGGTGTTTGATCAGCTGGGACAAAAATAGTAATTGAACCAGTATGATATTAGAAGAGATTAATGAATGGACAGATTGATGAAAAAACTTACTTTCCATGGCATGCAATATATTTATCGCCGCTACGTTTGCAGTGGGCGTATGATTctgattttgtgttttgttggTAGCAATATTCTTGAGCTACCACagcagctttatttattttaataaaaagaaaaaataggctCAACAGTCATATGGGCTCAATACAGATTATTTTTCACTATTATTGTGTTGCTACAATATATTATTGTACTCACTTGGACCCCACATTTTAATGCACTGCTCCTCTCTCTGTGGGCAATGGCCATTGTAGCAATAGCCTTTACCATTCTCACAAGGGATTCCATTGACTGTAAAGACATCTTCAGGACACCAGGCTGATTTTCCAGTACATGACTCGGGCAAATCACAGTCATCATTTTTTGGACGACACACATGTGTGGCTGACATGATCTGATGGGGAGGAATGAAAAACATGGCTGCATACTTTAAAGGTTAGAAGCTTGTTGGTAGTTCCCAGTATAAATGAATGGAACCATatgataaaataaattttttgagaTGTTGACATATCGGTTTCAAATTCTTGATAACAAAGACACTTTATTTATAATTAAGGTGATATATTTTGAACTATTTCGTTTCATCCCGTGCAAACAgaggtttaattttattccaatCAATATACATGAGAGGGAACTCCCCTTGATTCATCAGTTATAAAGATTTTGACAAATATATGGGCTTTAGTGGTTTAAGAAATGTTGAAATGCATGGAGTGTGAGTGTATGCAGTAGTAGGCTATCATAAATCGGCTGTGTTAATCTGATACTTTCATGATCTGATTAAAATGCCCCAGACTCTTTGAATTTTACCTTACAATTCTCACAACATTCTCCTGTTGCACATTGTGAGCCCTCTGTCAGCTTGCAGGTGATTGCATTGCAGCATGGGTTTATACACTCCTATGTAGAAACAGGTTTTGAAATAAAGACAATGAGCATGTCTTAAGATATCTTAGCGTTTTAGCTGTATTTGTTCTGGGCACacaataaactgtatttttaaataccATTTCTGAGTATCTAGAAAAGCTCTACTTCTTCaagcaatgaatgaatgaacatccAAGTAAAGTTCTTTGCTTTTATATTTCTAGCAAAAAACTTTTTTCCAGATCATTGAATTGTCACATTTAGGAAACCCTCTGCTTATCTGTACCGTTCCACAGTCACATTCTTCTCCCATCTCCAAAACTCCATTTCCACATATAGGTGGCTGAATCAGTTCTTTTGGTTTGGGCCTATTCAGAAGACATTTTGGGTTTTGGTTGTCCAGGTAGTTCACATAGCTATTAGTACTGCAGCTGCTGAAGTGTTGTGGGATAAAATAGCTGCGGAGACATGGAGCAGTGGTATTTGTTCAGAACCATTTTTTAGGCTCTCCATAAgcttcaaaataaaactttacagtagaaatggcagatttcacattttaataaacTAATCGAGTTCAACAATTATAAGCATTAAGTACCTGAGGGCAGCTGTCATAATGCAAGCGTCATCAGAACAAACACATGTGTTGCTGTCATGATCCATGCCCAGATTGTGCCCCATTTCATGGGCCATTGTAGCCCCCACCAATATAGCCTTAGAGTTGTGATCCTTTGAATTGGAAAAATCAGTTAGTACTTATACTATAAGTGCAGGCTtaataaagattttttattttttttcattcaaatgtttatttagtcTATATTATGATTAAGTATTAAGATGATTTGGGAGAAAGAACAACACTGTAATTTCTGCCtcaaagtttttgtttaaaaatttgtttaaaaatttttgttaaattaagctgatctttaggctaacatacgaatatagtaaattaattgggttgattatccacagtaagacgatcaggtcttcagatagaaaaattaattatgaattaaataattttagaaaatatgattatttcatatcatcagagtatgagaaaggaaaatgaaaggggtgtgtcattactgttttaatttatatagcatgacaagacaattattgttacatataattatccgtcatgcagttgataaatgacactgcaatagcctaatgtgtctgccaattaaatttttatgaaactactacattgcaaaacatagactttttctcccctttatttcaggacaatatgctgctcctcgttatttgaaagtgaagaaatcgataaacttttatttatatcggccagtgatgattctgaaaggacatacctgtaaaccgttgctatagtaacgaacatatttaaatttttgctcttattttagtgcagtctcacagccactgtcaaatattgagataaactttataaagtatcatctatttatattaaattggtatcttccccgatatccattttgtgaccattgagccgattcttttcaatcagctggaatgattcgggacattctatgtttaatgtggcttaatgcattaaaacagtgtctttaaaagaccaaactcagtaaacaaattaataataaagcattctattcactgacaggcagatgagtccagaataagaatgcaatgtgtttaattacgtgttaagcgttttcctcccatagaaaacgaTTAGATAAAAGGAAAACGCGTAACGTGGCGTAATgcatgttttaaaaagaccaaactcagtaaacatttttaataacacattttatttacagacaagcaggttatgggtggaaattaaacgctgttcgtattctgtgctcatatctgcttgtctgtgaatagaatgctttattaataatttgtttactgagtttggtctttttaaaacactgttttaatgcataaagccatgtactttcacgttaagcgtgcttttagaatgtcccaattattcatttgtgaattaatctggtcaagaagaATAAACTTGCAGCATttaacatctcttgattcaataaatcagacatagtgagtcaagttaacaataaaaaactgcattatagtaaaggctttgtaaaactgtacagcgtttttagctttttaaacagcattctccgtcctacaccaactacacacacatttcctatcatgtaagtctttgaaagacgatcgaaccaatcagagtaggtgtggggcggggctgcacatGCAACCGCcttgatctgcaggctgcagccaggTGTACTTGCAAAGTTGAGAAGTTTCTATTTCCTGTCACAAAGGGAGTTGATATATTTCCTCTAGATGGCGCTTGTGTACTTCAGcactcatttatttaatatacatttgattagttaaatttgtataattttttattttgttttagtttatcatACTTATTGTGATTTCTATACTCAACTGTTGTTTATTTAAGCAAGACTGAATCTTTCTAAGTGTTTCTTGATTATATTTACTTTATACCCAATGTGCTTTtgtatgtcacttcctgttttgtCATCCGCACGAAAAATGGGACGATGTAATTAATCATCGCAAAATTAAAAGGTGTTTTTCTCTAAAATCATAAGTCATCCAATCAGGAATCTTCAAGATATTATCCCCTTTCTTAGCTCacaagtagggttgggtatcgaaaaCTGGTTCCAAATTTCGAGGAACCGGGAATTTGAAGACGCCTGCATTTCGATTCTTCTTATACCTGCGTTCGCATTTCAATTTGAATAAAAACGATTAAGTGCAGGAACAGAAAGAATTTGCGCCCTGtatgtgtgcagcgcacatgaatcGCAAGCGCAAGCGCGTGCACAGATATCAGTGGTCGCGCACGTGCTGCGGGTTCCcagtttgtgtccgttctcggagcaTTCCGTGTATTTCCACTGTAGAAAATGACTTCTCATATTTGTCAACCAATATACAGAAAATACCATACAAATAAgacaatgggctagttgcatatctccgccatcttggatttccggtcttgccaGTATGTGCAAAGATACCTTTCTTTTTCAGTCTATGAAAGATACTTCtggttgtgctaaacgtcagtgcagagaacgtctccggttactatcgtaacctcggttccctgagaggcgtgaacgagacattacgtcagctaagacgtatatgggaactcctcccttctccactttcgctgaaatcttattggctaacgacAGCTGGgaacagctggccaattgacgcgaagcatgcaaatactgaaaggtcagcgggcagtataaaatgcatgggtgAAAATTACTtcagaatcacgactgaacgctagcacagctgatcaaacagcgaccacggcggctaacataatgtctcgttcccgcctctcagggaaccaaggttaggatagtaaccggagacgttccctctcgaggcggtaactcaacattacgtcagctaagaggtatatgggaactgtataaaatcccgccgtgagagcagtgaagataagccctgaacggagtcaatcaccctcacacataagcaggacagttctagccaatggccgtgtcgctaagagtgcttgcatctgataggcggaactagaccaatgagacatctGCTCCGACCCTAACAAAATTTGCATAACTTCAAGCAATAAATCGAAGTCTGCACTAACCAGGGCAGACACAACGCAATAAGCACTCAAGCATGAGAGTTAAACAGAGTCGACGGCATTTgcggtgacaactgcataaaccatttaaaccataacacagagttagcagccatggtaactactgtatagctggttataacagaatgaataaaacttaactcaccgaaagtacatgtgacgttacagagggtacatccagcttgtaaaacctggcgaatgtgttctgggaagaccagccagaagcaaaacataaatactggatagacatacctctagaccaggcccatgaggaagcatttatatagttctcgcagaatgagctctgatgACCAAACACACGGACAGCTGGTCCGACTGACGAAAGGCGGCTGAGCGATCCATATACAtccgtaaaaccctaacagggtccCGGCGCTCTGAGCATCAGCATCACGCGAGGCTGACGGCTCAGCAGATAAGGCGGGCAGGGAAACAAAACGGTGTATTGAGTGACTTCGGAACGAAACCCGGTCTCGGCCAGAGAGTGACATTGCAGTCGCCAGGTCCGAAACAGATGCAATATCATTCACCAAAAACTCATGAAAGTCTCCATGGTGCTTTGCCGAGGCGAGAGCAAGAAGCAAAGCAGACTTCAGGGAAGCTCATTAACTGCAATCGAAGCTAAGGACTCGAACGGTAGTAGAGatagagccctcaaaactagagctaaatcccaTGGCGGCACGGAGGGCGGCCATGAAGTACACAATCTCCTTGCTCCCCTGAGAAAACGGATTACCAGAGCGTGCTTACCCATCGTTTGCCCATCAACCGGGGAACGAAAAGCGGCAATAGCACtcacatacaccttcagcgtggaTGGCAAACTCCCGCTATCCATACTGTGCTGTAGTAATTGCCGCTCCAATTTCGACCGAAAGGCTTGCAGGGCTAAGGACACCGCGGAACTCGAGTTACAGCCAAAACTATAGCGGCCGCAAATGTAGCAAACCCAGATGGCACACTGAAGAAGCCGCCGCCATCAGTCacagaagcctctgaaattccctcagtgaaaacgacctgcccggtctgaaacagcgcagagtcgatgaaatgctctagagagagatgggctcgcatcgccattgagtccaaacatattcccagatatgttacAGTCCGACTCGGTAAAAACACGCTCTTCTGCATATTCACATGCAGTCCCAGCGTATCCAAATGGCGAAGCATTGTTTCCACATGACTGATCagcacatctcttgagtgggctaaaatcagccaatcttccagataattcaacatgcgcattccgctcgatctgaggggaaatttcgctcctcctggaggtctgcagggccctcTTGGTCGGGGCGGTCCGACTGAGACGCCCAAACCTTTTCCGACGTCGAAAGCGACATGGAGTCGTTTTCCTCGCTAACTCCGAAGAGAACGAAGTTCGCGGGGCAGAAGCTATCGTCCACCAAGCCGACATCGAACTCATCTTCGGGCGGGGGAGGGCCCACCAGCGGCTCGCTGGCGGCAGTGGGCCTCATTCCCACTGTTTTCCGAGCCACTCTGGCTCTGAGGGCGCGCACTGGCAGCTCGGCACAGTGGACGCATGTGTGGTCCGTGTGAGGCTCCCCGACAggtcacacagaactggtgaaggtccgaatctagcagtagcagccatcggatgcggagaggaaaacggggtgagtagtcctctattgcaacttccatgatgacttagataagacttctaacgtgaagaaagagattctgacgtaattttcgcgcccatgcattttatactgcccgctgacctgtcagtatttgcatgcttcgtgtcaattggccagctgtccccagctggcgttagccaataagatttcaacgtaagtggagaagggaggagttcccatataagTCTTAGCTGatgtaatgttgagttaccgcctcgagagggaaccgtagaaatccaaatattaccttttatatgtttacaggatttataatatcacttcaaatgcaaataagatatacactgctactataaaatgttaactgagccagttcATTTGAAACATATGTTTAGGTCCGGTGAATGATACTATTcacaaaatgaaagttgaactcatggtgtgtatacacagctacataatgtatttttatctaagcaattatttaaatgtacaaataactaatttctcgaaaatgtttgtattacattgattttttttaaataaaatatttacctcGTGGGCTGCGAATTATCTTCataagtatccatttctcaattgtgcacacatcagtttgtttcatcattttcacaacctattttattattttacacagtaaagtaatacatgactaattttaatatccgttttatctgataattattgcaaaagaataacaatatacatgtgCTGTTCATAGACAAATGATtcatgctgcagatctttcacaaaacaaataaacattgttaaaaacacacatgaatgcaagcgatattttaattaatgcaaacctacTATAATTACATTaagtttaattgtacagttacacTTATAAaatatgttatcaaataaagttaataaaacatgcttttatcagaaatctctgtgcgtctcgtttgacagtcagaaacatgacctaacagtcagaacaaaatcagctcttcgaaaatgtaaagtattgcatatttgagtggtttgtgtttgaaagaagaaatccctgtggactgaTTAACCTGACGCTGACTCTGATCCGCCATAATCAACAGAAcaataaagcaatctccgcattgtatcttgatgaatttccacacagaggtacgcaaaaatgtagggaggatgtttccccatgtctttgatataccactatccgctgttaaatttgaaaatcgttaattatatacatctagccaagtttcgtatgtaagtttcccttgcAGTAAATGCAGCATCGCAAGACCGGAAGTaggtatgcacacactcgcgttgCAGAAGCTCACccgcgccatcttgtgcaccgagCCCAttagcctaataaacgcgctgcctgtcattaatgttaatcaaagaacaaaagaaaatcattcactgaccTTGACTCAATACTTTAATtggttaatctttattttatttataaaaacactatgcagtgttttaaaacttttaattagATTCTGTACCTTAAATTTTgttcaattgtatttatttatgatattactAATTGATTTTTTTGTTCCTACATGTATCTTATTACttaatgtttatttgtctttaacactttgatatttgacatttatattaatttagctgtttttgctatggtattttttttaagcacagtcaaaattcctcttgcagtgttttgtaggctgctgatttttgctcatgttattcatcTGCAACAcaatgctttgtaaaaagacagaatacatgtttgacatctaaatgtttgacttaaattttttatattggatttttttatcttattggaatcaaaacaaggaatcgataagaatcggaatcgataagcagaatctgaattggaatcgataaaattcataCTATAACCAACTCTACTCACAAGCAG
Above is a window of Carassius carassius chromosome 4, fCarCar2.1, whole genome shotgun sequence DNA encoding:
- the LOC132139741 gene encoding zinc metalloproteinase-disintegrin-like batroxstatin-1 isoform X1, with protein sequence MAKRHLMLWIFALCVSLNPSVGHIPELDGKKIYEIVRPIRLHALQKRHLKSRPDTVKYAMKLGGRDIKMHLQKNDGMLTKDYSETYYTKDGMLVTTTPKDLDLCYYHGKIVNDSKSSVSMSTCDGLRGYFQTEEQRFLIEPLSEDGDGDHGVFKYEDVNEKKPRMCGVNNTSWDESEKIAPPRIVKSRSHSSGPTFFHQQKYIEFFVVADNSEYKKLDSSHEKLRKRIFEIINYMNNVYKEINTFVALTGFEVWTDSDKITVSSVAKDTLNAFSQWSNTDLIKRQKHDSAHLLSALDLDGSTVGLANIGDMCYGLSTGIVQDHNSKAILVGATMAHEMGHNLGMDHDSNTCVCSDDACIMTAALSYFIPQHFSSCSTNSYVNYLDNQNPKCLLNRPKPKELIQPPICGNGVLEMGEECDCGTVQECINPCCNAITCKLTEGSQCATGECCENCKIMSATHVCRPKNDDCDLPESCTGKSAWCPEDVFTVNGIPCENGKGYCYNGHCPQREEQCIKMWGPTAVVAQEYCYQQNTKSESYAHCKRSGDKYIACHGKDVMCGKLFCYHGNGNPNYGLLVQFLECKATFYSHPENDHGQVEIGTKCGEGMVCYQNECVDLETVYKAANCSAKCQGHAVCDHRMECRCEPGWLPPDCETPASDGLSKGVKTAIIMFVCVLFGIFISGLAVSFYKHRKSAPYSFRPPRQQKVHVVDIPDYRFQSTPNQKPSPAIRPKVPPPPPSVQSRVLHHDFINARQVAKLALYNV
- the LOC132139741 gene encoding zinc metalloproteinase-disintegrin-like batroxstatin-1 isoform X2, which encodes MAKRHLMLWIFALCVSLNPSVGHIPELDGKKIYEIVRPIRLHALQKRHLKSRPDTVKYAMKLGGRDIKMHLQKNDGMLTKDYSETYYTKDGMLVTTTPKDLDLCYYHGKIVNDSKSSVSMSTCDGLRGYFQTEEQRFLIEPLSEDGDGDHGVFKYEDVNEKKPRMCGVNNTSWDESEKIAPPRIVKSRSHSSGPTFFHQQKYIEFFVVADNSEYKKLDSSHEKLRKRIFEIINYMNNVYKEINTFVALTGFEVWTDSDKITVSSVAKDTLNAFSQWSNTDLIKRQKHDSAHLLSALDLDGSTVGLANIGDMCYGLSTGIVQDHNSKAILVGATMAHEMGHNLGMDHDSNTCVCSDDACIMTAALSYFIPQHFSSCSTNSYVNYLDNQNPKCLLNRPKPKELIQPPICGNGVLEMGEECDCGTECINPCCNAITCKLTEGSQCATGECCENCKIMSATHVCRPKNDDCDLPESCTGKSAWCPEDVFTVNGIPCENGKGYCYNGHCPQREEQCIKMWGPTAVVAQEYCYQQNTKSESYAHCKRSGDKYIACHGKDVMCGKLFCYHGNGNPNYGLLVQFLECKATFYSHPENDHGQVEIGTKCGEGMVCYQNECVDLETVYKAANCSAKCQGHAVCDHRMECRCEPGWLPPDCETPASDGLSKGVKTAIIMFVCVLFGIFISGLAVSFYKHRKSAPYSFRPPRQQKVHVVDIPDYRFQSTPNQKPSPAIRPKVPPPPPSVQSRVLHHDFINARQVAKLALYNV